A stretch of the Clostridium fungisolvens genome encodes the following:
- a CDS encoding phosphomannomutase/phosphoglucomutase, with protein MVFTYVDSDTKTNIEILRKLKNGTDIRGIAIENSEGKANLTSAIVKSIGCGFASWLKNNKNQRNYNLKIAVGTDSRLSGPELKASLLESLVDLGCSVYDCGMTTTPSMFMTTVMEQYKCDGAVMITASHLPYYYNGLKFFTPAGGCESKDIDDILNLAIKTNISSEVIAKGKIEKINLVEDYSKLLIEKVRKSVNSITDYYKPLKGNKIIVDAGNGAGGFFADKILKELGADTEGSQFLEPDGRFPNHIPNPENKTAMESIKKAVLKNDADLGIIFDTDVDRAAIVSKDGKEINKNSLIALISSIIVKEKPGATIVTDSITSTGLTEFIDSLGGVHHRFKRGYKNVINEAKRLNAEGIESPLAIETSGHAALKENYFLDDGAYLIVKILIEMSKLKEEGKSISSLIDELKEPLESEDIRIKIKRENFKEYGSATIEGLKKFIRNVDGWSLESKNYEGVRINCCKEKGWFLLRLSLHEPVLALNIEADTIGGTEKILSKLKEFMQEYKGLEF; from the coding sequence ATGGTATTTACTTATGTTGACTCAGATACTAAAACCAATATAGAAATCTTAAGAAAGCTAAAAAATGGTACAGACATAAGAGGAATAGCAATAGAGAATTCGGAAGGAAAGGCTAATTTGACTTCAGCAATAGTAAAATCAATAGGGTGTGGTTTTGCAAGCTGGCTTAAAAATAATAAAAATCAACGTAATTATAACCTTAAAATAGCAGTTGGAACTGATTCAAGATTATCTGGACCAGAATTAAAAGCTTCTTTATTAGAAAGTTTAGTTGATTTAGGTTGCTCAGTATATGATTGTGGGATGACAACCACACCATCTATGTTTATGACAACAGTAATGGAACAATATAAATGTGATGGGGCAGTTATGATTACAGCAAGTCATCTACCATATTATTATAATGGACTTAAATTTTTTACACCTGCAGGAGGCTGCGAAAGTAAGGATATAGACGATATATTAAATTTAGCTATAAAAACAAACATATCTTCTGAAGTAATAGCAAAAGGAAAGATAGAAAAAATTAATTTGGTAGAGGATTATTCAAAACTATTGATTGAAAAGGTAAGAAAATCAGTAAACTCAATAACTGATTATTATAAACCTCTAAAAGGAAATAAGATAATTGTAGATGCAGGTAATGGAGCTGGTGGTTTTTTTGCTGATAAAATACTTAAAGAATTAGGTGCAGATACAGAAGGAAGTCAATTTCTTGAACCTGATGGAAGATTTCCAAATCACATACCAAATCCTGAAAACAAAACAGCTATGGAGTCTATAAAAAAGGCTGTACTAAAAAATGACGCTGATCTTGGCATAATTTTTGATACAGATGTAGACAGAGCTGCTATAGTAAGCAAAGATGGCAAAGAAATAAATAAAAATTCTTTGATAGCTTTGATATCATCTATAATAGTTAAAGAAAAACCAGGAGCTACTATAGTCACTGATTCTATAACCTCAACAGGATTAACGGAATTTATAGATAGCTTAGGTGGTGTGCACCATAGATTTAAAAGAGGGTATAAGAATGTAATTAATGAAGCTAAAAGACTAAATGCAGAAGGAATAGAAAGTCCATTAGCCATTGAAACCTCTGGTCATGCTGCATTAAAAGAAAATTACTTTTTAGATGATGGAGCATACCTAATAGTTAAAATATTAATAGAAATGTCAAAATTGAAGGAAGAAGGAAAAAGTATTAGTTCTCTAATAGATGAACTTAAAGAGCCACTAGAAAGTGAGGATATTAGAATAAAAATTAAAAGAGAAAACTTTAAAGAATATGGAAGCGCTACCATAGAAGGTCTAAAAAAATTTATAAGAAATGTAGATGGTTGGAGCCTTGAATCGAAAAATTATGAAGGTGTAAGAATAAACTGTTGTAAAGAAAAAGGATGGTTTCTATTAAGATTATCCTTGCATGAACCGGTGCTAGCTTTAAATATCGAGGCAGATACTATTGGTGGAACTGAAAAAATATTGAGTAAGCTGAAAGAGTTTATGCAAGAATACAAGGGATTAGAATTTTAG
- a CDS encoding M24 family metallopeptidase produces the protein MKTYKYSNVHLTEIDIPRCDNDGIPVILSDSTMEERKNKVLSIMKKQGLDCIIIYNDLEHGANFEYLTGFLTRFEEGILVLHSDGKAYLILGNENTKMVNYSRIPAELIHSPYFSLPNQPMENEMSMKQVFEKAGIKVGLQVGLVGWKNFTSNFYDNKKFFDMPYFIVEAVKDLVGEQHICNATHMFINADYGVRATNNANEIAHYEFGSSLASDCILNAMNALEVGKTEMEIGSYLKVYGQPTNVVAISSTGNRFENANLYPLNKKIEVGDKISLTTGYKGGLASRAGYAVSSNSQLPEAVKDYVDVIAAPYFTAIVAWLESIHIGMSGNDMYELIERVLPKEKYHWALNPGHLTADEEWMSSPIYPRSKEILKSGMLLQIDIIPSMQGYGGVGAENGIALADDSLREAIKKEYPELWGRIEKRRKYIKMVLGIQLSEEVLPLSSTVAYLRPYLLNKKSAFIYR, from the coding sequence ATGAAAACTTATAAATACTCAAATGTTCATTTAACTGAAATAGATATTCCAAGATGTGATAACGATGGTATTCCAGTAATATTATCTGATAGCACAATGGAGGAAAGAAAAAATAAAGTACTTTCTATTATGAAAAAACAAGGCTTAGATTGTATTATTATATACAATGATCTTGAGCACGGAGCAAACTTTGAGTACTTAACTGGGTTCCTTACTAGATTTGAAGAAGGAATTCTAGTATTACATAGTGATGGGAAAGCATACTTAATTCTTGGAAATGAAAATACTAAGATGGTTAACTACTCAAGGATACCAGCAGAATTAATTCATTCGCCTTATTTTTCTCTTCCTAATCAACCTATGGAAAATGAAATGAGCATGAAACAAGTGTTTGAAAAAGCAGGTATCAAGGTAGGTTTACAAGTTGGGTTAGTTGGGTGGAAGAACTTTACAAGCAATTTTTATGATAACAAAAAGTTCTTTGACATGCCTTACTTTATCGTAGAAGCAGTTAAAGACCTTGTAGGAGAACAACATATATGCAATGCAACACATATGTTCATCAATGCTGATTATGGAGTAAGAGCAACTAATAATGCCAATGAAATAGCGCATTATGAATTTGGTTCTTCCTTAGCTTCAGACTGTATACTTAATGCAATGAATGCATTGGAAGTTGGAAAAACTGAGATGGAGATAGGAAGCTATTTAAAAGTATATGGGCAGCCAACTAATGTAGTTGCTATAAGTTCAACAGGAAATCGCTTTGAGAATGCTAATTTATACCCATTAAACAAAAAAATAGAGGTAGGAGATAAGATTTCGCTTACAACTGGATATAAAGGGGGATTAGCTAGCAGAGCAGGATATGCAGTAAGCAGTAACTCTCAACTTCCTGAAGCAGTTAAGGACTATGTTGATGTAATTGCTGCACCATATTTTACTGCTATTGTGGCTTGGCTTGAAAGTATTCATATAGGTATGAGTGGAAATGACATGTATGAACTTATCGAAAGGGTTTTACCAAAAGAAAAATATCATTGGGCACTTAATCCAGGACATTTAACTGCAGATGAAGAATGGATGTCTTCACCGATTTACCCCAGATCTAAAGAAATTTTGAAAAGTGGTATGCTTTTGCAAATTGATATAATACCTTCTATGCAAGGCTATGGCGGTGTTGGGGCAGAAAATGGTATCGCCTTAGCAGATGATAGTTTAAGAGAGGCAATTAAGAAGGAATACCCAGAATTATGGGGGCGAATTGAAAAAAGGAGAAAGTATATTAAAATGGTTTTGGGTATACAGTTAAGTGAAGAGGTATTACCTCTATCAAGTACAGTAGCATATCTTAGACCTTATCTATTAAATAAGAAAAGTGCATTTATATATAGATGA
- the xylB gene encoding xylulokinase, producing the protein MRYLLGLDIGTSGTKTALFDEEGNTIKTATYEYDLFQPQVGWAEQNPEDWWEACVKGIRDVIEKSGVQANDIKGIGLSGQMHGLVLVDKDNKVIRNSIIWCDQRTEKECDYMTEVIGKERLIKITGNPALTGFTLSKLLWVRNNEPDNYEKIYKILLPKDYIRFKLTNVFATEVSDASGMQMLDINTRSWSKELLEDLNIDKNILADVYESVVVSGHVTEEAAKLTSLAQGTPVVGGAGDQAAGAVGNGIVSEGTISTTIGTSGVVFAATDSPRFDKEGRVHTLCHAVPNKWHIMGVTQGAGLSLNWFKRTFCAKEVEDSEKSGVNIYDLLTEKASRSKPGSNGIVYLPYLMGERTPHIDPNVKGAFLGVSLINNHDDFVRSIIEGVSFSLKNCLDLIEEMDVKIDEIRVSGGGAESSVWRQILADIFQHSLNTVKASEGGALGVAILAGVGVGIYDSVEDACRKIVKGNSKVEPNLDLKEVYSKVYQAYNSAYPRIKGF; encoded by the coding sequence ATGAGATATCTATTAGGCTTGGACATTGGGACATCAGGAACTAAGACAGCTTTGTTTGATGAAGAAGGGAACACAATAAAAACTGCAACCTATGAATATGATTTATTTCAACCACAGGTAGGCTGGGCAGAACAAAATCCTGAAGACTGGTGGGAAGCATGTGTTAAAGGCATAAGAGATGTAATTGAAAAAAGTGGTGTACAAGCTAATGATATAAAAGGAATTGGCTTAAGCGGTCAAATGCATGGACTTGTTTTAGTTGATAAGGATAATAAGGTTATAAGAAATTCTATAATATGGTGTGATCAAAGAACAGAAAAAGAATGTGATTACATGACAGAAGTTATAGGAAAGGAAAGATTAATAAAGATAACAGGAAATCCAGCTTTAACTGGCTTTACACTTTCCAAGTTATTATGGGTAAGGAACAATGAACCTGATAATTATGAAAAGATATATAAGATTCTTCTTCCTAAAGATTATATAAGATTCAAACTAACAAATGTATTTGCTACAGAAGTTTCAGATGCAAGTGGTATGCAAATGTTAGACATTAATACAAGAAGTTGGAGTAAAGAGCTTCTTGAGGATTTAAATATAGATAAGAATATATTAGCAGATGTATATGAATCAGTAGTTGTAAGTGGACATGTTACTGAAGAGGCAGCCAAGTTAACTAGCTTAGCTCAAGGAACACCTGTAGTTGGTGGAGCTGGAGATCAAGCTGCTGGAGCAGTAGGAAATGGGATAGTAAGCGAGGGGACAATATCAACAACAATAGGAACATCAGGAGTTGTTTTTGCAGCAACAGATTCACCTAGATTTGATAAAGAAGGAAGAGTTCATACTTTATGTCATGCAGTACCTAATAAATGGCATATAATGGGGGTTACTCAAGGTGCTGGATTGTCCTTAAACTGGTTTAAGAGAACTTTCTGTGCAAAGGAAGTAGAAGATAGCGAAAAATCAGGAGTCAATATATATGATTTATTAACTGAAAAGGCATCAAGATCAAAGCCAGGATCTAATGGAATAGTTTATCTTCCATATCTTATGGGAGAAAGGACTCCTCATATAGATCCAAATGTAAAGGGTGCTTTTTTAGGAGTATCACTTATAAATAATCATGATGATTTTGTTAGAAGTATAATAGAAGGTGTAAGTTTCAGTCTTAAAAACTGCCTAGATCTAATAGAAGAAATGGATGTAAAAATAGATGAGATTAGAGTAAGTGGTGGTGGAGCAGAAAGCAGTGTGTGGAGACAAATATTAGCTGATATCTTCCAACATTCACTAAATACAGTAAAAGCATCAGAAGGCGGAGCTTTAGGTGTAGCAATATTAGCAGGAGTTGGAGTTGGAATATACGATTCAGTTGAAGATGCATGCAGGAAAATTGTAAAGGGTAACTCTAAAGTAGAACCTAATTTAGATTTAAAAGAAGTATATTCAAAGGTATATCAAGCATACAATTCTGCTTACCCTAGAATAAAGGGCTTTTAA
- a CDS encoding ROK family transcriptional regulator yields the protein MIEVNHSKIKETNRKKIIGLLLERNEITKLDISRILDISITTVSTNITELKSEGIVEDVRSLESTGGRKAIAIKLNENCRYSIGVALTPNHIKISLVNLKREIIDNIRIRHKNSGMEELIVIIKENLELIMKKYELDDKKLLGIVFSVPGTVDFENGVIKYAYLLKAKNFNLKESFLYLNVPIYVDNEANLSAYYEFLNRKDMLKNLLYVSITDGLGLGIVIDGKIYRGDNNSSGELGHIKISINGKKCKCGAKGCLEAYTSMNSLIDNYNEIAETPISDIYEFEGKYIQGNELAIKVLEEYLGILGIGISNLIMILDPSCIVVGGDINSLLNDKMALLRESAYKDNSFTNENNCNIKLANYKESYLLGAAMMPIEEFLQIK from the coding sequence TTGATAGAAGTTAATCACAGTAAAATTAAAGAGACAAATAGAAAAAAGATAATTGGACTATTATTAGAACGAAACGAAATCACAAAACTTGATATTTCAAGAATATTAGATATAAGTATAACTACAGTTTCTACAAATATAACAGAATTAAAAAGTGAAGGAATAGTTGAAGATGTAAGATCTTTAGAGTCAACTGGTGGAAGAAAAGCAATTGCAATCAAGTTAAATGAAAATTGTAGATATTCTATTGGAGTCGCACTAACACCAAACCACATTAAGATATCTTTAGTTAATTTAAAAAGAGAGATCATTGATAATATAAGAATTAGACATAAAAACAGTGGTATGGAAGAACTTATCGTAATAATCAAAGAGAATTTAGAGCTTATTATGAAAAAATATGAGCTGGATGATAAAAAACTATTAGGTATAGTATTTTCTGTGCCTGGAACTGTAGATTTTGAAAATGGAGTAATTAAATATGCGTATCTTCTAAAAGCAAAGAATTTCAATTTAAAGGAAAGCTTCTTGTATTTAAATGTTCCTATTTATGTAGATAATGAAGCAAACCTATCAGCTTATTATGAATTTTTGAATAGAAAAGATATGCTAAAAAATTTACTTTATGTTTCAATAACAGATGGTTTAGGGCTCGGTATAGTAATTGATGGGAAAATATATAGAGGTGACAACAATTCATCTGGAGAACTTGGACATATTAAGATATCTATTAACGGTAAGAAATGCAAGTGTGGTGCAAAGGGATGTCTCGAAGCATATACTTCAATGAATTCTTTAATTGATAATTATAATGAAATAGCTGAAACACCTATTTCTGACATATATGAGTTTGAAGGAAAGTATATCCAAGGTAATGAACTTGCAATAAAAGTTTTAGAGGAATATTTGGGTATTCTAGGAATTGGTATATCAAACTTAATTATGATATTAGATCCTAGCTGTATAGTGGTAGGCGGGGATATAAATAGTTTACTAAACGATAAAATGGCTTTATTAAGAGAAAGTGCATATAAAGACAATTCTTTTACTAATGAAAATAATTGTAATATTAAATTGGCTAATTATAAAGAATCTTACCTTTTAGGGGCAGCAATGATGCCAATAGAGGAGTTCTTGCAAATTAAATAA
- the fsa gene encoding fructose-6-phosphate aldolase, with protein MKFFLDTANVEHIKQANKMGVICGVTTNPSLIAKEGRDFNEEIKEITEIVDGPISGEVVSEDAEGMIKEGREIAAIHKNMIVKIPMTGEGLAATKILASEGIKTNVTLIFSVTQALLAANAGATYVSPFLGRIDDISMDGMELVRDIAEIFDIHCIDTKIIAASVRNPIHVIQAAKAGAHIATVPHGLVLQMIKHPLTDQGLEKFKADWASAFGK; from the coding sequence ATGAAGTTTTTCTTAGATACGGCAAATGTTGAACATATTAAGCAAGCAAACAAGATGGGAGTAATTTGTGGAGTTACGACAAATCCATCACTCATAGCAAAAGAAGGAAGAGACTTCAATGAGGAAATAAAAGAAATTACTGAGATAGTTGATGGACCAATAAGTGGAGAGGTTGTTAGTGAAGATGCAGAAGGGATGATAAAAGAAGGAAGAGAAATAGCTGCAATTCATAAGAACATGATAGTAAAGATTCCAATGACTGGAGAAGGTTTAGCAGCAACTAAGATTTTAGCAAGTGAAGGTATAAAGACAAATGTTACTTTAATCTTCTCGGTAACTCAAGCTTTACTTGCAGCAAATGCAGGCGCAACCTATGTAAGCCCATTTCTAGGAAGAATAGATGATATATCGATGGATGGAATGGAACTTGTTAGAGATATAGCAGAAATATTTGATATTCATTGTATAGATACAAAGATAATTGCTGCAAGTGTTAGAAATCCAATCCATGTTATACAAGCTGCAAAGGCAGGCGCACATATAGCAACTGTTCCTCATGGTTTAGTACTTCAGATGATTAAACACCCATTAACAGATCAAGGGTTAGAAAAATTTAAAGCAGATTGGGCATCAGCTTTTGGTAAGTAG
- the tkt gene encoding transketolase, giving the protein MNRELDKLSINAIRALSADAIERSKSGHPGLPLGAATMAFILWTKMNHNGKNPNWDNRDRFILSAGHGSMLEYSLLHLFGYEITIEDIKNFRQVGSLTPGHPEYGHTKGVEITTGPLGQGICNAVGMAIAEAHLAEKFNKPGFNIVDHYTYAIVGDGCLMEGISAEASSLAGTLGLGKLVVLYDSNNISIEGNTDIAFREDVTKRYEAYGWQVLQVTDGNDIDAIEEAINIAKAEISRPSIIIVKNEIGFGCPAKQGKASAHGEPLGTENVLAMKENLGWNTEVPFYVPTEVYSNMNTHIEHGIAKEASWNELFSVYSVAYPELSEEYNRWISGDIDNEELLNNEEFWSFDKAMATRESSGILINRLAKLIPNFIGGSADLAPSNKTYIEGKGDFSAEDRRGQNLHFGVREHAMAAIVNGMYAHGGLKVFCATFFVFSDYMKGAMRLSSLMKLPIAYVLTHDSIGVGEDGPTHQPIEQLASLRSMPNMTVFRPADSKETAAAWYYAVTNGTTPTALVLTRQKLPLYEGCAKRALKGGYILKDSKKAIPDVLLMASGSEVELIFRAAEELETKGIDARVISIPSFEVFEAQDEVYKESVMPISVRARVAVEALTSFGWHKYVGIDGEMISLDTFGASGKAETLFKQFGFTVENVVDKVVKVVNKGVKVQFKA; this is encoded by the coding sequence ATGAATAGAGAATTAGATAAGTTATCAATCAATGCAATAAGAGCACTTTCGGCAGATGCTATAGAAAGGTCTAAATCTGGACATCCAGGGCTTCCTTTAGGTGCCGCTACCATGGCGTTTATTTTATGGACAAAGATGAATCATAATGGGAAGAACCCAAACTGGGATAACAGAGATAGATTTATATTATCAGCAGGGCATGGCTCAATGTTAGAATATTCCTTACTTCACTTATTTGGATATGAAATAACAATTGAAGATATTAAAAATTTTAGACAAGTTGGAAGCTTAACTCCAGGACATCCAGAGTATGGTCATACAAAAGGTGTTGAAATAACAACAGGACCACTTGGACAAGGTATATGTAATGCGGTAGGTATGGCTATCGCAGAAGCACACCTTGCAGAAAAGTTTAATAAACCTGGATTTAATATTGTAGATCATTATACTTATGCCATTGTAGGAGATGGTTGTCTAATGGAAGGAATTTCAGCAGAGGCATCATCCCTTGCAGGTACTTTAGGCCTTGGTAAATTAGTAGTTCTATACGATTCAAATAACATTTCAATTGAAGGAAATACAGATATAGCCTTTAGAGAAGACGTAACTAAAAGATATGAAGCTTATGGATGGCAAGTACTACAGGTTACTGATGGTAATGATATTGATGCAATTGAAGAGGCTATTAATATAGCAAAAGCTGAAATTTCAAGGCCATCTATAATAATAGTTAAAAATGAAATAGGATTTGGATGTCCAGCAAAGCAAGGGAAAGCATCAGCTCATGGAGAACCTCTAGGAACTGAAAATGTTCTGGCTATGAAAGAAAATTTAGGATGGAATACAGAAGTTCCATTTTATGTACCTACTGAAGTATATTCGAATATGAATACACATATAGAGCATGGAATAGCTAAAGAAGCGAGCTGGAATGAACTTTTCAGTGTGTATTCAGTAGCTTATCCAGAATTATCAGAAGAATATAACAGGTGGATTAGTGGTGATATTGATAACGAAGAATTGCTAAATAACGAAGAATTCTGGAGCTTTGATAAAGCGATGGCTACTAGAGAATCTTCAGGAATTCTTATAAATAGATTAGCAAAGTTAATCCCTAATTTCATAGGAGGTTCAGCAGATCTTGCACCTTCAAATAAAACATATATTGAAGGCAAAGGAGATTTTTCAGCAGAAGATAGACGCGGACAAAACCTTCACTTTGGAGTTAGAGAGCATGCTATGGCAGCTATAGTAAATGGTATGTATGCTCATGGTGGACTTAAGGTATTTTGTGCAACCTTCTTTGTATTCAGTGATTATATGAAGGGAGCTATGAGATTATCTTCTTTGATGAAGCTTCCAATAGCATATGTTTTGACTCATGACAGCATAGGAGTTGGAGAAGATGGACCGACTCATCAGCCTATAGAACAATTAGCAAGTCTTAGAAGTATGCCAAACATGACAGTATTTAGACCAGCAGACTCAAAAGAAACCGCTGCTGCTTGGTATTACGCTGTAACTAATGGAACTACTCCTACAGCATTAGTATTAACAAGACAGAAATTACCACTATATGAAGGCTGTGCAAAGAGAGCTTTAAAGGGTGGATATATACTTAAGGATTCGAAGAAAGCTATTCCAGATGTGCTTTTAATGGCTTCTGGATCAGAAGTAGAACTTATATTTAGAGCGGCAGAAGAATTAGAAACAAAAGGAATAGATGCAAGAGTTATAAGTATTCCAAGCTTTGAGGTATTTGAAGCTCAAGATGAAGTATATAAAGAATCAGTTATGCCAATTTCAGTTAGAGCTAGAGTTGCAGTTGAAGCATTAACTTCTTTTGGATGGCATAAATACGTAGGTATAGATGGAGAAATGATTTCTCTAGACACTTTTGGAGCATCAGGAAAAGCTGAGACTTTGTTTAAGCAATTTGGATTTACGGTCGAAAATGTGGTTGATAAGGTAGTAAAAGTCGTAAATAAAGGAGTAAAAGTTCAATTTAAAGCTTAA
- a CDS encoding DUF4867 family protein → MIIKSVNDKEFKKYGQILKNYDFKEILAKMQNTPLPEDVIYEPSVKELEELTIAKELKEREFGELPIQIGFCNGNNYMLNAVEYHRTSEINIAVTELILLIGSQQDIEDDYSYDTSKIEAFLVPAGTAIEVYGTTLHYAPCNAKEDGFRCVVVLPKDTNLPLEHKVEKVNEDALLFARNKWLIGHKDTDLGEQGAFIGLVGENISIK, encoded by the coding sequence ATGATCATTAAAAGTGTAAATGATAAAGAATTTAAGAAATATGGACAAATATTAAAAAATTATGATTTCAAAGAGATACTTGCAAAAATGCAAAACACTCCACTTCCAGAAGATGTGATCTATGAGCCTTCTGTTAAAGAACTTGAGGAACTAACAATAGCAAAAGAACTAAAAGAAAGAGAGTTTGGAGAATTACCAATACAAATTGGCTTCTGCAATGGTAATAACTATATGCTAAATGCAGTAGAATACCACCGCACCTCAGAAATAAATATAGCAGTCACAGAACTTATACTTTTAATTGGAAGTCAGCAAGACATTGAAGACGATTACTCTTATGATACATCTAAAATTGAAGCGTTTTTAGTTCCAGCAGGAACCGCTATAGAAGTATATGGTACTACACTTCATTACGCACCTTGTAACGCTAAGGAAGATGGATTCAGATGTGTTGTAGTATTGCCGAAAGATACCAATCTACCTTTAGAGCATAAGGTAGAAAAGGTTAATGAAGATGCATTATTATTTGCAAGAAACAAGTGGCTTATCGGACACAAAGACACTGATTTAGGTGAACAAGGAGCGTTTATAGGTCTTGTTGGAGAGAACATTTCAATAAAATAG